Part of the Arachis hypogaea cultivar Tifrunner chromosome 6, arahy.Tifrunner.gnm2.J5K5, whole genome shotgun sequence genome, GTTAGAACCTAGAAATCAAACAgagttaaatttattttaaatttttgttaatatcatcaaattaattagtatttttcacTCTGCCGTCAACTTATTCTTCtggattttttaaaatgataGCAGTCAGACTTATCCTCCAAAGTTAATAtcaattaaaaatgttaaaagcATTGAAATTGATTTGTTAATATTTTCACAATTTATTCCAGCAATATAAAGCTATAATAAAAAATGTGGAGTATTAGAAACAGGAAAAGGGAAAGTGGGAGATAAGGGAAAAATTCAGAATAGAATACCTAGTCTATGAATATTAGAAGATAGCAAGACAATAATGAGATCTTCACTTGGGACCCATCAAagatttttattcattaagaCAGAAAACGCACCACATTTGATTTCTGTGTGTCAAAATGGGAGTGGAAAACATGCAGATACTTTTAATTATCAACCACCACAGGGGTTATGGCATAAGAGGTGTCTGAGAGGTTCTCATCATTAAGAAGGTAATTCAGATTAGACAAAGACATCAATCAACATAACGCAACTTaccaaatatgaaataaaatgtgCTTCACATCGATCACTTGGAAATAGGAAGCTGTTTCTCCCCCCTCCAAATACATCATGGTTAACATGTATAGTTTTAAGGTTCTCACGAATACAGTGCCTAATTACAACCTAACGTGAGCTTAAAAGGTAAAACATGGAACGGTCGATTTTATGTACCCGGAAATGAGCAAACAGCAAACTAGTTTACTCTACTTCACCACCTCAAAAGTGGAGCGAAGATTGGATATCGTGACAGGGCACTCTCCTTTCTCATCATAATCGGCGAAGTCTCCACTTGACAAGTCAATATTTCCAAATGTGGTTCCCTCCAGCTACAAAGGTACAACTTGCATTATTCGGAAAATACAAAATAGGCACAAACGTGGAAAATTTATGTTGTCAAAAAATATGAAGCATGTCAAAAGTCAAAACCTCAAGTAAACAATGAAAATCAGATGAAGGATTACAGAATTTGCTGATAATCTCAACAATCATGAAATCAGAAATAACATATCCAAAATGATTTGGAAGAAAAAACAAGATGACAAAGCCAATACCTAAGGAAGTGAAGATAGATATTTCCGCATCAGGGGAAAATGATCAACTAGTACAACTTTGCATGAAAGGGGGTCTGGCTCTCactataaatttattttgaacCTACTCATTATTGCTTATAATTATTACTTTTGTTTCagcacaaaaattaatattcatgcAAGTTTTGAGTTCTTAAGTAATTTTCAAGCATAAGGGATAACGTATATCTAGTTTTCAACAGTAAACATAAACTCTGATAATGTTCACTTTTACCACCTTAGAGAAAAGCTGTATGAGCTAATTACAGTATTTAGTTGATATATCAGCAACACTGAACTATAATATGAAATCACACATAGTATACCACACTTAGAAAGCAATGAGCAACAATAAGGAGACTCACCGACTCAGCTGTCCATCCATCAGCAAATAAAAAATCCACCGGCTCATATCCCCTACAGTCAAACAACATCAATGGAGCATACTTTCCTGACTGACTTTGTGAATGAGTAAGAGGTTGGCCTCTTCCTTCAATCATTGCCACTGTACCATCCCTGCCACAGAATTTGCACTGCATGCCAAGTAAAAGTTAGAGGTGCTAAATGAAATAGAATTCCACTCAGTTGCAACTAGCAAtgagcttttatatatatatatatataacttctaagttGTCACATTAATAAAATTGTAAATTTCAGAACTCATCCAATCTACAAACACATGCAGAAATTATTTCAGATAGATAATTTCACAGTTCAAAAATACCAGAGCTACATATCATTTGTTCTCCAGTGGTGCACTCATTCAAATCAATCTTATTGAAATGAATTCAATGGAGACTATAGCCATCAAAAATCAACAGCAAAGTTTTGTCCTACTAGATGACATCAGTGCTAGTTAAATCTTGTCGATATTAAAACCATTACGATCAGAGTGATACAACATTTTTGAGTCAAGTACCATGCCAACTCCATAGGAATTCATAATTTGTTAGTTCATTACTGCCCTTATTTATATTGCTAATtactaactaaataaataaatcccTAACAACCCTTAATTGGCCTAAAACTACTGGGCTAATGGGCTCTGGCCTTCTAGTCAAAGTTCCCCCTCTATCTCTAGCTATTAAGACTATTGTCTATCCTGTAAACCTCCTTAATGGGGCCTCTCACATGTCTTCTACACATTTAATCAAACAGAATGCATGAATAAAATTATACGGTAAATAGGGGCAAACTGTATTAGCTCATTTAATGGAAGATTACAACCAAAGTAATTGCTGGGTAGCACAGGTTACAAATTTGGCCATGCAAAAATAACAAGAGTTGATCTATTTTGTTGAATTGAATCATCTAAAAACACAGTTAACAAAAATAACGAGCTGAAGAGTGATTAATTGTACCTTCCGAACGTAATTGATGATCCTAGGGCAAGGAAAAATTCTGTGATAAGGCTAAATGAAACAAAATTCCTCTCAGTCTTAACTCTTAAACTAAAAAcgagcttatatatatatacttcgaAGTTGTCAAGTCAATAAAAACGAAAATTCCAGTACTCATTCAGTCTACAACCACATGCAAGAAACTATTTAGATAGATAACTTCACAGACACCAGAGTTGCATATTCTTCGTGTTCCAGAGCGCAGCATAACTTCACGGTTCAAAAATACCAGAGCT contains:
- the LOC112755986 gene encoding uncharacterized protein isoform X2, producing the protein MVLLMLMITADLENLTNLQPQFGCNDPDFSYMFKVKCGNCGELSQKETCVSLKETISIPRSRGIAHLFQKCKFCGRDGTVAMIEGRGQPLTHSQSQSGKYAPLMLFDCRGYEPVDFLFADGWTAESLEGTTFGNIDLSSGDFADYDEKGECPVTISNLRSTFEVVK
- the LOC112755986 gene encoding uncharacterized protein isoform X1; protein product: MVLLMLMITADLENLTNLQPQFGCNDPDFSYMFKVKCGNCGELSQKETCVSLKETISIPRSRGIAHLFQKPYHRKFPWTRILSYIQKCKFCGRDGTVAMIEGRGQPLTHSQSQSGKYAPLMLFDCRGYEPVDFLFADGWTAESLEGTTFGNIDLSSGDFADYDEKGECPVTISNLRSTFEVVK